The region ACTGAAGGAAGAAAGACTTGAAAGCTGGAGGATATAATGGCTGAATTAGAAAACATAAAACCTGATATAACACATGATGCTACAGGAACATACTGCCCTATACCGATAACAGAGCTTGCAAAGGTGATGAGACAGGCAAAAAAAGGTCAGATTGTTGAGCTCTTGGCTGATGACGAAGGGGCAATTCAGGATGTACCGGCATGGTGTGAGACAACAGGTAATGAGTTTCTTGGATACAAAGAAGAAGATGGTGTATATATATTTTATGTAAAGAAAACACAGGACTGATGGTAAAGATGAGAATAACAGAGGACATTAAGGTTTTTCATCTTCTTGAGGAGTATCCTGAAAGTGAAGAGGTTGTTAGAAAGTACTTTGCATACTTCTACCAGAACAGGCTTGTTGATATCGCCCTTAAAAGGCTGAGTATAAAGGGAGCTTTTAATGTCCTTGATATACCTCAGGAAAAAAGAGAACAGTTTTTCAGGGAACTTTACGAAAAACTAAATTTAGAGATGCCGAGAAATAACAATATAGAATAGAGGTATTAAAGATGGTTGAAGATTTAAAAACAAAAGAGCAGGAAGTTGAGGAGGTTTTAAATAAGATCCGTCCTGCTTTAGCTTTAGATCAGGGAAATATTAAACTGATTAAGGTAGAAAATAACGATGTTTATCTTGAGCTTCTTGGTGCATGCAGTACATGTCCTGTTCCTGACATAACAATGAATGATGTGATAATAACAACGATAAAACATCTTCT is a window of Persephonella marina EX-H1 DNA encoding:
- a CDS encoding NifU family protein, with protein sequence MVEDLKTKEQEVEEVLNKIRPALALDQGNIKLIKVENNDVYLELLGACSTCPVPDITMNDVIITTIKHLLPWVETVHIGQNKFELNNSI
- a CDS encoding sulfurtransferase TusA family protein, producing MAELENIKPDITHDATGTYCPIPITELAKVMRQAKKGQIVELLADDEGAIQDVPAWCETTGNEFLGYKEEDGVYIFYVKKTQD